A window of Rhizophagus irregularis chromosome 9, complete sequence genomic DNA:
TTAGAGAgttattctatttatattatttatttatttatttatttatttaggatCACAAACAATTCTCATTTCACCACTTGATTACCACGCGAATCCATTGATGTGGTTTGAAACTTTATCCAAAttcaaaagtaataaatataataatgattattatgagATTATAAACTACAATTTAACTATCTTTTCTTGATTACATAGTTAAGGATACTTACGCCACGTTCCCAATGCTGCAACATGCAATGTCATATTATGATAGTGTGGATTAccgaaatttttctttacaaaatttaaagaacTTAATGATTCCGGTTGACTGTAGACCGAATGCGAATttatgtaagaaaaaaaaattgtttaatggTATATTTATCCGAATTTGGCttaacttgtttttttttgtttgcgTCTGTAGATAAGAAGATGGTGAAAACATTTTTGGCGAATCGATTGGAAGAAGtgaatgtaaattatatatatagtcaTATAGCAAATCCAATGATAACCACAAGATCTTATATGTGCGTAGAACCATTTGAGTTATATTTGGATTTAAAAAGTTTGAGAAGAGGAATTATTAAAGTTGTTGATCCTGAAGATGAACCTTTTGGGGTATTATTACATGATTCTGGAATGGTATGATTATTTAatggaatgaaaaaaaagggaGCGAGatgaatattcaaatatttttatttgttatgtAGGTCCCAGTGTCTACACAGGTAGCCATAGTACATCCAGAAACAAGACGTCCATGTTTATCAAACGAATTTGGAGAAATCTGGGTTAGCAGCGATTCTAATGCCAAATCCTCGTATGGGTCAATGGATCCGTTAGATCAAGAACGATACTCCGCGATAATAGACGGGGGAGATCCGAGAATAACTTATTTACGTACGGGTGATTTAggatttttatatacagttcAAAAACCGGTAGGGGAAGGAGGTGCATTGGTGGAATTCCAATGTTTATTCTTTTTGGGGCCTATTGCAGAAACATTTGAAGTTAATGGATTAATACATTTTCCGGTGGACATCGAATTTACAGTTGAAAGATGTCATCAATTGAGCCATTGTAATTTGATCGCAACAGATGGATGTGTGGTATTCCAAGCTAATGGAGAAACAGTATGTATAGTAGAAGTGAGATCGTCAGAAGGGATTCTTAACTTGGTACCATGTATAATGAATTCAATACTTGATGAAcatcaatttattattgacGTAATTGTATTCATTGGACCTGGAACATTACCAAAATCAAGATTAGGTGAAAAACAGAGAACTAAAATTATGACATCATGGTTAAGCGGTAATTTATCTACATTGCATGTACATTATGTAAAACCATCACCATCAAATTCTAGACCAAATTCGTATTTACTACCGCCATTTATGATGCATTCCCAACAATTAATAACTACAAACCCATCACCTTCACCAACACTTGATCCATCTCGATATAGTATTACTACTGGATTTATTAATACAACGAGAAGTAATATAAACCCATCAGTAATGCCTTCTGATATGATGAATAATGAATTGAGTTTGAGTAATAGTAATCGAGGGAgcttgaatattaataatagaacTAATAGTCAAGAATTGACACGACAAAACACTAATTcatataaagttaataatgcTAATACTGGAACTGTTAACATGTAATTTAGTGATACTAAATACCAAAAGTTTGTTtgcttaaattattttatttttaccaatattatttctatttaattaattatttatatttatataatatatatatatatacttctGTTTAATctaattaacataattattgaTGCTATTCCAATTTATCCAAATGATCTAATCTAGTTAATACAATATTCTTACTAGTTTCTTCGATTTCACCCGCCAAAAATACTTCATCTAATATTGCATAcacctaataataaaaagaatcatttttaagtttctataattgttcaaatatagTTATCATATAAGCTTACCTTGTAAAAATTGAAGACTAAATCCAGCTCACATACGTTACCGAAAAATGCATCCAACACCTCTACAAAAAAGTGTATCGCTTCTAAATATGctaattcattatcatttgCATCTACACACACACAAAAAAACAATCCTGCGTATCTTCTATAGACCACTTTATAATTTCGAAACTGTTGAAGAGAAAACTTATAAGTATAACGAATAAACGATTATTTGTGTAAATATATACCTTACCTCGACGAAATTGGATTGATGCTTTTGATCTCGAGGTGCAACTAATCTGTGTACTTCGCCTTTAAGTTTTACTTTTTCTTCATCCTCATAAGGAACATACCATTTTGATAGGCGTGTTTTACCTTGTCGGTTTTGTACAAGTATAAATCGAATCTATTGCACAAGTATGAATTAGATTTATTTGCCATCGCGAACTCTTAAATCCGAAATTAAAAGCTTACCATGGACGAggtgaatattaaataaagatcctattttttttaactataattttgaccagaattaatACCAGTTTTTCACAAGACTGAcccaaattaaataaatgtttattgtgttttaactttttatgGCAATTATCATCACAATTACCATCAGTTCCATGGATTTGGTTTGATTTGTGCACGTTTAAATGCATGCGTTATGcgttaaaaaactttttttaaaaaaacgcaaaagaaaaattctgtATAATATGATCGATGGCCGAGAATAGACAACCGTCTCTAGATCCTGAAAGGCAGTTAATTGTCAATTCGTTATTCTCCGATGGTGCCGAAGATCCCGTATCACCAAGTCTgtctatttcttcttttttttagatacaaaaatatttactaaatgaCCTTTTTTATTAGCTCATAGTTCAGGTACTGAGTCTTTAATTACTTACTGTAAAGTATCAGAAGATACTGGTGGAGGTAATTCACCTACTGTTGATCGCCCTTTTGGGATTGGTAAAACAAATTCTAGAATAGACGTAAAAATTCGTTATTTATTGGTAACAAGTAATTATCACCATTTGTCATATCAAAATGAAAGTTTTTATCTTGTATgtttgaaaaattgaattttatcttatttctTAAACAGTTGTTAGTAAAAACGGTAAAGTTCAAAAAGTCCAACTTCAtaaggcaaaaaaaaatccaaatgatACTTTTTCCATTGGAAGAACTTGGCAGTTGGAGCAAGTTCGAAAAATCGAGTCAGTTGATGTAGgttttaatattgattaattttaaagaagtcgaagtattttttttcatttatattttttcttgtagAATGTCACATTTGTGATAACAATATCTAAGCCTTATTGTTGGTCGACTGAAACTCAAGGAGAAAAAGATGTTTTTTTAAGTCAGCTTTTAAAGGTTCGTTGGAAGTAATATTTACACTTGAAAGAAGCTGATCAATTTACCGACGCGTCAATTTATATTCTAGACATTTAGAAAACACACAAAAAAATCTCCTAAACTAATAAACTTTGATAATGAAATACTTGCaggtataaaaatattcaaatcgttaaatttaagtaataatttctattattaacaCATTGGTAcattaaatctattatttagAGATGAAATCACCCTCGACCCCAACTAAGCCAGTTATACAAAATGAGACTGATAGTTATAATGTAGCAGCTTCATTACAAGAGCGCCTTGCAAATGCCAATAAATCATCATCAAGTTTACGAAGTCTTAACCAAAGAAACGGTCGATCAACACCAAATTTAACTTCTGGAGCCCAAGGAAGTGATACAAATAGCGTTCATCATCATACGGAAGATGATGGTtcgtattttatatattactatGTTCCCCCCGATAGGAAAaactaaattttctttaaatgttaataaagaactcaaagaagaagaattatctttaataaatgttgGAGAGTTACTTAATGATTTTGATTGGAAGGGAAGTGGTAACGCAGCAGCTCTGGAAGAAAGATTATTAAATGAGTTAGCTGCTTTAGAAGCTGCGAATATACACGCTATGGTGGAATCTGATGATCGCATCCATTCTGTTATCGAGCAAATTGACAATGCTATTGCTGAATTAGACAATATGGATCAATGGCTTTCGCTATATACAGCTGAACTAAATGTAATGATCTTTATGAgtacaattttattaacatttaattttatattaaaaattcttcgtTTTTTTATTGCGCATTCTATAGAGCATGGGAGATGATATTCATCACATTGAATCTCAAAATCGGGGATTACAAGTACAAACTGCAAATCAAAAAGCTTTGCTTTCTGAACTTGATAGGCTAATCGTATGTAAAATAcgatatcatttttttctatttatgaAATGGAATTTTAATTAGCTATTATATTCATATAGCAATCTATCACTTTGCCCGAACAAGTCATTCAGATATTGTTTAAAGAATCAATGGATACCGTACAAGGAATTCAGAATATTGAACATGTTGCAGCACAAATAAAGCGCGTATTAGAAACCCCGTTCGACGAAAGTATGTGAATAAGATGAGtttattaagattatttaatttttccgtatataaataattattttttttctttattaggtACTAGACAAATGATggctataaaagaaaaattggaaACTTACAATTTCCACTGTAAGAATTTTTGTTCCCGATTTTATGAATATATGAGAATGATTTTTCAATTTCAGGTAAGATAGGTATCTAGACTTACCCttgattaatttcatatttttttttcaaatccgTTATTATTGATGATTTGGGTGGATTTCAAATGACCATTTGTCTTAGGCAGAAACTTTAATAAGTGACAAGAGCAGAGGACCTCGTCATAACTCTCTTACCATACAAGATCATGAAAGTATAgtagaaaatttatcaaaatatcgtGGACTCTCATTATGGATGAAAGAAATGGATCCTAAACGACACTTGGAAATTCAGTCGGTATGTCAAATATAGATTacgttatattaaaaagaaaaaccaTTAATAAATTGTCCGTGTTTAGCTTTATGTGATTTCCAAAGAACCTATATATAAGAAAGAGACAAAGGAATATCTGTCACAAATGAGGCATTTGTTGTCAAAGAGGGAATTAGCAGAAGAAGCAACATACGGTGAGATTCTTTGTGTCTTATATGATTGAAGTTTAGCGAGTTTTCGATCAATTTTAATCAATTGTTATATGCCATAAGTTTTCAGTGCTGCATTAAATCAAAGTGGCCGTGCCAGTTTAAGTTATGGCTACGCGAATTGGCTGACGTCAGAAAGTACAAAGCCACCGTGGGAATTTAAAGATGGAGGTGGTGGCAAACTACCACCTGAAgaggtaaatataattttaaaagcaGTTTCAATCTTTCtacctaatattttttatattatctaagGGTGTAttcatattcatattttattttcaattaacaTATCTAGGCTTTTGACCACAATCTTCTAACTATTATACCACTTGTGGTTAATGAGCAAAATTTCATTGTTGACTTTttccatctaaaaaaatatgccGAAACCAAAAAAGAAGATCGGAACATTGAAGACGTTAGAatgcaaaataaattaacgTTAGTATAATTGTATGTTTGATACATATTGAActaagatttatttaatatggtttaattattttagtgaACATATGGAAAAACTCTTCAGTTTTCTGCCTGAAGAGTTGTCATCATTCGTTGATTATGGCTGTAAGCATGATAACAtgtaagtataatttaaatacaaaaatcatatttatcttccaaaaaatttgataacgaatttttttttatcgaaagTCAAGTTATTGGTATGATAGCTTCTCTGGAAAAGTATATGCAtgcaaatgaaaaaattggcCAAGATTATGTTGTAAGAATGTTACAGAAAGTAAGATTACATTGTCTTGGCAAATTTGAAGTATTCATTGTAAGTTGCTTCTAAATCatgttgatttattttattttattataaatttatattaatattaatttgtgaTATAGAATGATCAGCTTAAAGCTATTGAAGAAACTAAAGTTACAACAAAAAAGCGAAAGGGCATAGTTGTTTTTATGCGTATATTTCCGGTAAGTTAATTGCCTATCTTCTTATTATTTTCctctattttaaatttatctgttttatttttatagcgCTTTGTTGAACGCATTGAACATTCAATGATAGAATCAGAGAAGCTTGAAATGCGTAGTATTGTAAATAGAGCATATGAACGCATTGTTAAAACAATGTTCGAATGTGTAGAAGCTATCGCAAAAGATGCGGATTCTCCTGTCGATGACAAAGAACAATTGAATGCTCATATAATGACTTTaggtatttattataattttaagtggTTAATGTATTGTTAtcttaatacattttttttttactagaaaatatgcattatttttattctgaaATTCGTTCACGTCGAATTAATATTCTTGAGCCATTTATGAGATATGCAAAGAGTTCGTATGATAAACATATGGAGGCATATGCTAAAGCAATGGTTCGAAGACCATTTGGAAAATTGCTggtatgtattatttttatcgtttgatttaaatatttatttacaatgtattttattagttttttgtATTATGATTAGGAATTTTTTGAAGGTATAGAAAGTTTATTGAGAACAAATACAGCTCCAGAAGAAGTTGGATTCAgaattcaatttaataaagCAGCATTAAAGAAAGTTATATCACAATATCCTGGAAAAgaggtaaaataaaatttcttaagtGTATATCGTTTTCATATAACAATTAACTTATTAGTTTGTTTTATAGATTAAGAAAGGTCTTGACTCACTGTACAAGCGAGTTGAAAAACATTTCAAGGAAGAAGAAGGAGGTCGTTTGTTGCAAGTTGTATGGCATGCAATAGAGGAAGAAGTAATTCGTAATCATGAAAGGtttacattaataattaataaatgttatccCAATGCTAATATTACTTTAGAATTTTCTATGGATGATTTGTTGGGTTATTTCTCAGAGATAGCTAGAAGTcattaaataacttattttactataatttatgtatttcttatttaagtattaatagatatttgttaataattactattttaaagTGAAATCTATGATATACTTTGGGTCATACTCTTTCTatgcaatttttatttacaatttgtattattaataccAGATGGTGGGGCCACTTTCTTTTGACCAAAATTATGCAGATCATCACATGTTGATGTAATATAAGAAACATATAATTTTgtactaacaataataacaaaaacaataaataaacttcCATGATTCAATTGCTTTATAtcatttcagaattttttggagatatattacataaatttacaatttgcacaaaaaaatatttagaaggTTAAAAAATACCATAATTCGGTCAATATTAATCAGATCATCATAAATTTACCACCATCTGAATCGTCTcaatgagacgaatctaatgagctaaaaattatgaaaatccaATCACCAGAACAAAAGATACCATAGAGAACATCTAAACTTAATGtctaaacattttaaagtGAAATTACGTGCCAAATATCAATACCATAAATGCAAGATTATTATCATTCGAATTCTCTCAATGAGACAAATGTaatgaatctaaaattatgaaattacaATCA
This region includes:
- a CDS encoding AP-2 complex subunit sigma, with amino-acid sequence MIRFILVQNRQGKTRLSKWYVPYEDEEKVKLKGEVHRLVAPRDQKHQSNFVEFRNYKVVYRRYAGLFFCVCVDANDNELAYLEAIHFFVEVLDAFFGNVCELDLVFNFYKVYAILDEVFLAGEIEETSKNIVLTRLDHLDKLE